In Rhodospirillales bacterium, a genomic segment contains:
- a CDS encoding DUF1849 family protein, translating to MPLLPSIRLLILKSTAVASCLILTTAIVALLTCSGRAAVAGELLPHQASYRMSLATASQASALVGAQGVMLYRAVRDCDGWTVENTTYMRLSYQNEADVDTKWTFASWESVDGRDFRFHARLIEDGALVERLEGHAKLNGDGSGGTAVLTHPEEVAIPLPPGTLFPTHHMRALIAAAEAGEQTFARLLFDGASAANPYLVNAVIQPVPEAEQRSAALALNLPPVPMWMIDLGFFPERSREPTPEFELGARHRADGIADQITQQFDDFTLKVDLETLTVLPKPAC from the coding sequence GTGCCATTGCTGCCTTCAATCCGCCTACTGATCCTGAAATCGACCGCGGTCGCGTCGTGCCTGATCCTGACGACGGCGATCGTGGCATTGTTGACGTGCAGCGGACGGGCCGCCGTCGCCGGCGAACTGCTTCCCCATCAAGCGTCATACCGGATGTCTCTCGCCACCGCCTCGCAGGCCTCGGCGCTGGTGGGAGCGCAGGGCGTCATGCTCTACCGCGCCGTCCGTGACTGCGACGGCTGGACCGTCGAGAACACCACCTATATGCGGCTCAGCTATCAGAACGAGGCTGACGTCGACACCAAATGGACGTTCGCAAGCTGGGAATCCGTCGACGGCCGCGACTTCCGTTTCCATGCCCGGTTGATCGAGGACGGCGCTCTCGTGGAACGTCTGGAGGGCCACGCAAAGCTTAACGGCGACGGCAGCGGCGGCACTGCGGTGCTGACCCATCCGGAGGAGGTCGCGATCCCGCTGCCGCCTGGAACGCTGTTCCCGACGCATCACATGCGGGCGCTCATTGCCGCCGCCGAAGCGGGTGAGCAGACCTTCGCCCGCCTGTTGTTCGACGGCGCCAGTGCCGCCAATCCCTACCTGGTCAACGCGGTCATCCAGCCCGTGCCCGAGGCAGAACAGCGGTCCGCGGCCTTGGCGCTCAACCTCCCCCCCGTGCCGATGTGGATGATCGACCTCGGTTTCTTTCCGGAGCGCTCGCGCGAGCCGACGCCGGAGTTCGAATTGGGCGCCCGCCATCGGGCCGACGGCATTGCTGATCAAATTACTCAGCAGTTCGACGATTTCACCCTCAAGGTGGACTTGGAGACGCTCACTGTTTTGCCGAAACCGGCCTGTTGA